A genomic window from Synechococcus sp. CBW1107 includes:
- a CDS encoding type IV toxin-antitoxin system AbiEi family antitoxin domain-containing protein, with the protein MAAPSADISRQEAGLGAFFRSSDLDAAGLSRHQLPSLLRSGAVERLGRGLYRRTDAEPSELYSLAMACAAVPQSVVCLLTALQVHDIGTQSPSAIWLGIPHKARLPRLQAPKLRIVRFSGPAWTYGVSDTTFEGVPARITSPARTIADCFRFERLVGAEAAIEALDEGLRQHKVSVAELERVLEVLPSRRLRAALAVLQR; encoded by the coding sequence ATGGCTGCTCCATCTGCCGACATTTCGCGCCAGGAGGCCGGCCTCGGCGCCTTCTTCCGCTCAAGTGATCTGGATGCGGCTGGCCTCAGCCGCCACCAGCTACCCAGCCTGCTGCGCTCCGGGGCGGTGGAGCGACTCGGCCGTGGCCTCTACCGCCGCACCGACGCTGAACCCAGCGAGCTCTATTCCCTGGCGATGGCCTGCGCCGCCGTGCCCCAGAGCGTCGTGTGCCTGCTCACGGCCCTGCAGGTGCATGACATCGGCACCCAGTCCCCATCGGCCATCTGGCTAGGCATCCCCCACAAGGCCCGGCTGCCGCGACTGCAGGCTCCCAAGCTGCGGATCGTGCGCTTCAGCGGCCCGGCCTGGACCTACGGCGTGAGCGACACCACGTTCGAGGGTGTGCCTGCCCGGATCACCTCGCCGGCGCGCACGATTGCCGATTGCTTCCGCTTCGAGCGGCTGGTGGGCGCCGAGGCGGCGATCGAGGCTCTCGACGAAGGCCTGCGGCAACACAAGGTGAGCGTGGCGGAACTGGAGCGGGTGCTGGAGGTGCTGCCGTCGCGGCGGCTGCGTGCGGCCCTGGCGGTGCTACAGCGATGA
- a CDS encoding nucleotidyl transferase AbiEii/AbiGii toxin family protein has product MKANPAASVKARLLALAGGEDFQRTLTRYAAERWLFRLGASAVRERFALKGASLLTVWMPDPYRGTKDVDLLASGDPSDEGLRALLESVCTVPCPEDGLIFDLSSLRLETIRPEEEYSGKRARFHALLGTTRIRVQLDLGFGDAVVPEPADITYPTLLNDLPAPELLAYPREAAVAEKFEAMVKLDLSNSRMKDFHDLWALASTFRFEGPLLRAAVEACFQRRGTPWAEEIPTPLTPGFYQRPELAARWAGYLAREAVLVPPPNRFEEIGEVVVAFVGPVRKSLVEEGPFDRNWEPGGPWLALSKEESP; this is encoded by the coding sequence ATGAAGGCGAACCCGGCCGCGTCGGTGAAGGCACGCCTGCTGGCGCTCGCCGGTGGTGAGGATTTCCAGCGCACCCTCACGCGCTATGCAGCTGAGCGGTGGCTCTTTCGGCTCGGTGCTTCGGCGGTGCGGGAGCGTTTCGCCCTCAAGGGGGCGAGCCTGCTCACGGTGTGGATGCCCGATCCCTACCGCGGCACCAAGGATGTGGACCTGCTGGCATCCGGCGATCCCAGCGATGAAGGCCTGCGGGCTTTGCTCGAAAGCGTCTGCACGGTGCCTTGCCCGGAGGATGGCCTGATCTTTGATCTCAGCTCCCTCCGTCTGGAGACGATCCGCCCCGAGGAGGAATACTCCGGCAAGCGGGCCCGCTTCCACGCCCTGCTGGGCACCACCAGGATCCGCGTGCAGCTGGATCTGGGCTTCGGTGATGCTGTGGTACCGGAGCCCGCCGACATCACCTACCCCACCCTCCTGAACGATCTGCCGGCGCCGGAGCTGCTGGCCTATCCGCGGGAGGCGGCGGTGGCGGAGAAGTTCGAAGCGATGGTGAAGCTCGACCTGAGCAACAGCCGCATGAAGGACTTCCATGACCTCTGGGCCCTGGCCAGCACCTTCCGCTTTGAAGGGCCGCTTCTGCGGGCGGCGGTGGAGGCCTGTTTCCAGAGGCGCGGTACCCCTTGGGCTGAGGAGATCCCCACCCCGCTGACCCCCGGCTTTTACCAACGGCCGGAGTTAGCGGCACGATGGGCGGGTTATCTCGCCCGCGAGGCCGTGCTGGTGCCGCCGCCGAATCGGTTCGAGGAGATCGGAGAGGTGGTCGTGGCCTTTGTCGGGCCTGTGCGGAAGAGCCTGGTGGAGGAGGGACCCTTTGACCGGAACTGGGAGCCTGGTGGACCATGGTTGGCTCTGAGCAAGGAGGAGTCACCGTGA
- a CDS encoding restriction endonuclease subunit S: MVGSEQGGVTVTAMETAIQEEALQRYRPYPAYKDSGVDWLGEIPTHWEIARVGDLMKLVNGYPFDSEFFLRGEGVPLVRIRDLGSTETEVNYTGPVIDEAWIETGDIIIGMDGDFNVGRWRGPRALLNQRMCCLRARSSTDSGFASYLLPAPLKVINDLTYSTTVKHLSSNDVHKIRLGLPPEPEQRSIAAFLDRETARIDALVAKKQRLIELLQEQRTALITRAVTTGLDARSDAYIAGTEIFPLLPLGWKIRKLRRILTQKKRPVEVQQDSDYQEIGIRSWGRGIFHKEPLKGALLEEKSVYRIQPGDFVLNIVFAWEGAVAIASEQERGMIGSHRFPTFLVSEEVDPDYLLMVFQVGQGRWLMEVNSPGAAGRNKTIRLNQFLDELIPLPPLATQQALVRRVREEEQRLADLTQKLRIAIARLQELRTAVISAAVTGKIDVREEVV; encoded by the coding sequence ATGGTTGGCTCTGAGCAAGGAGGAGTCACCGTGACAGCGATGGAAACGGCCATCCAGGAGGAGGCGCTGCAGCGGTATCGGCCTTACCCCGCATACAAGGATTCGGGGGTGGATTGGCTTGGCGAAATTCCGACACATTGGGAGATCGCGCGCGTTGGGGATCTCATGAAGCTCGTTAACGGCTATCCATTCGATTCCGAGTTCTTTTTGCGAGGGGAAGGCGTGCCGCTGGTGCGAATCCGTGACTTGGGTTCGACTGAGACCGAGGTGAACTATACCGGGCCTGTAATCGACGAGGCATGGATCGAGACGGGAGACATCATTATCGGAATGGATGGTGACTTCAATGTGGGTCGTTGGCGTGGACCGAGAGCGCTACTCAACCAGCGCATGTGCTGCCTCCGTGCGCGCTCCAGTACAGATTCGGGCTTCGCCTCGTACCTTCTTCCTGCCCCGCTGAAGGTCATCAACGACCTGACCTACTCGACGACGGTTAAGCACTTGTCTTCGAATGATGTCCATAAGATCCGCCTTGGCCTTCCCCCCGAGCCCGAGCAACGCTCCATTGCAGCCTTCCTCGACCGCGAGACCGCACGGATCGATGCGCTGGTGGCGAAGAAGCAGAGGCTGATCGAGCTGCTCCAGGAGCAGCGCACCGCCCTCATCACCCGCGCCGTCACTACGGGTCTAGATGCAAGATCCGATGCCTATATAGCTGGCACTGAAATTTTCCCTTTACTCCCCTTGGGCTGGAAAATTCGTAAATTGCGCCGGATCCTTACTCAGAAGAAGCGGCCTGTTGAGGTTCAGCAGGATTCCGATTATCAGGAAATCGGAATCCGCTCGTGGGGTCGAGGAATCTTTCACAAGGAACCCCTGAAGGGGGCCTTGCTGGAGGAGAAAAGCGTGTACAGAATACAACCAGGCGATTTTGTTCTCAATATAGTCTTTGCATGGGAAGGGGCTGTTGCTATTGCCAGCGAACAAGAGCGTGGAATGATTGGTTCTCACCGCTTCCCGACATTTCTTGTCTCCGAGGAAGTTGATCCTGATTATCTTCTGATGGTTTTTCAAGTGGGTCAGGGTCGTTGGCTTATGGAGGTGAATTCTCCTGGGGCGGCCGGCAGGAATAAGACCATTCGGCTCAATCAATTTCTCGACGAGCTCATCCCTCTGCCGCCCTTGGCGACCCAGCAAGCATTGGTCCGCAGAGTTCGTGAGGAAGAACAGAGGCTGGCTGATTTAACCCAGAAACTTCGGATTGCGATTGCCCGACTCCAAGAGCTCCGAACAGCCGTGATCTCCGCCGCCGTCACCGGCAAGATCGATGTGCGGGAGGAGGTTGTATGA
- a CDS encoding sigma-70 family RNA polymerase sigma factor, producing the protein MASSASPRRRQQQSQPLGRSALRARDALVLEHLPLADAIASAAARLLFPLVEREDLIQVAREALVRSAPRCRAGEPAGPYLRRCITGALQHHLRDRVRLVRISRREHEKGTCPLGHISLDATSDGEPCMLDQLAAPDAEPAWGEAVNGLALEQLVDQLPAAPATALRLTVLEGLSLRAAAAQLQISPMAVQRAQKKALAALRHQLVGAG; encoded by the coding sequence ATGGCTTCCTCCGCTTCCCCCCGCCGCCGCCAGCAGCAGTCCCAGCCTCTCGGCCGTTCTGCCCTGCGGGCCCGCGATGCTCTGGTGCTGGAGCACCTGCCTCTGGCTGATGCCATTGCCTCGGCCGCCGCCAGGCTCCTGTTCCCGCTGGTGGAGCGGGAGGATCTGATCCAGGTGGCCCGTGAAGCCCTGGTTCGCTCCGCTCCCCGCTGCAGAGCAGGCGAGCCCGCTGGGCCCTATCTGCGTCGCTGCATCACCGGGGCCCTGCAGCACCACCTCCGCGATCGTGTCCGCCTCGTGCGCATCTCCCGCCGAGAGCATGAGAAGGGCACCTGCCCGCTGGGGCACATCAGCCTCGATGCCACATCCGATGGCGAGCCCTGCATGCTCGATCAGCTGGCAGCGCCTGATGCCGAGCCGGCCTGGGGCGAGGCCGTGAATGGCCTGGCGCTGGAGCAGCTGGTCGATCAGCTGCCGGCGGCCCCGGCCACGGCCCTGCGGCTCACCGTCCTCGAGGGGCTGTCCCTGCGAGCCGCTGCGGCGCAGCTTCAGATCAGCCCGATGGCCGTGCAGCGGGCCCAGAAGAAGGCCCTCGCCGCCCTGCGCCATCAGCTGGTGGGGGCGGGCTGA
- a CDS encoding DUF3293 domain-containing protein — MFKDYAGVEILAKEAIRAEHFATSDLLFAKPDDIAGEVLAWMTGNDFDIVPVRGNVDRGFIRKEALREIDRQSRIRDIIQPLDEALIFTPLLPLEDALFQLAENGWFFLEENGTLVGIATREDLGKPAVSLYLFAKTIAFETGLRRLAGTYDTTPIPDSPPDEDDETPGPRFLREVILKAKQNKALLKDLGYSGKGSSGRFDELTKFINRLRNHIAHGRSILAISEKSESYSSRLKELDALLGTMRTLTEHSTQAWEAYASTQIIHRVVIEEIWAGVDAGDLPEGGPWIILTASNPHEEVLGKAENRARNHELVNLIKQRGYESIPVEGRSRCGRWTEESVAIHGMPREEAAELCRLFRQRGFFEITDSELVVYSADGLKMRQRRRVFKPE; from the coding sequence ATGTTCAAGGACTATGCAGGCGTCGAGATCCTCGCAAAAGAAGCCATTCGAGCTGAACATTTCGCCACATCTGACTTGCTATTTGCAAAGCCCGATGACATTGCTGGGGAAGTTCTGGCATGGATGACCGGGAACGACTTTGATATTGTGCCAGTTAGAGGCAATGTCGATCGCGGATTTATACGCAAAGAAGCCCTTCGGGAAATCGACCGGCAATCTCGCATCAGAGATATAATTCAACCACTTGACGAAGCTCTGATCTTCACACCATTGCTTCCCCTCGAGGACGCGCTCTTTCAACTTGCAGAGAACGGGTGGTTCTTCCTCGAAGAGAATGGAACGCTAGTTGGCATTGCCACACGTGAAGACCTTGGTAAGCCAGCCGTTTCCCTGTATCTATTCGCCAAGACGATTGCCTTTGAAACAGGCCTTCGTCGGCTCGCTGGCACGTACGACACGACACCCATCCCCGATTCGCCCCCAGACGAGGATGATGAGACTCCTGGGCCAAGATTTCTTCGAGAAGTGATTCTCAAGGCAAAGCAGAATAAGGCACTCCTAAAAGATCTTGGATATTCAGGAAAGGGCTCAAGTGGCAGATTCGATGAACTGACAAAGTTTATCAATAGACTGCGGAACCATATCGCCCATGGCAGGAGCATCCTTGCGATCAGTGAAAAGTCTGAAAGCTACAGTAGCCGGCTGAAAGAGCTGGATGCTCTACTCGGGACAATGAGAACACTCACAGAGCATTCGACCCAGGCATGGGAGGCCTATGCTTCGACGCAGATCATTCATCGTGTCGTGATCGAAGAGATCTGGGCAGGCGTTGACGCAGGAGATCTCCCCGAGGGTGGACCGTGGATCATTCTTACTGCGTCAAATCCGCATGAAGAAGTGCTCGGCAAAGCTGAGAATCGAGCGCGAAACCATGAGCTTGTGAATCTCATCAAACAGAGGGGCTACGAGTCGATTCCTGTGGAAGGCCGCTCACGTTGTGGCCGCTGGACTGAGGAGAGCGTTGCTATTCATGGAATGCCGAGGGAAGAAGCCGCCGAACTATGTAGGCTGTTCCGACAACGGGGATTCTTTGAGATCACCGACTCGGAACTCGTAGTTTATTCCGCAGATGGCCTAAAAATGCGACAGCGGCGCAGAGTTTTTAAGCCAGAGTGA
- a CDS encoding class I SAM-dependent DNA methyltransferase — translation MNHNEIVSFLWGVADLIRDTFKRGKYQDVILPLTVLRRLDCVLAETKQQVLAKQAELREKKLENLDPQLRKAAGFAFYNTSRYDFEKLLADAPDLAKNLRNYIAGFSPNMREVIEKFDFDNTISKLDEAGLLFQVLERFKKVDLHPGKIDNATMGTIFEELIRKFNEALNENPGEHFTPRDVVHLMVDLMLAGDEERIRRPGVVATVYDPCCGSGGMLMITKEHITAGLRKNGELLRPAINEQAEIHLFGQEVNPETWAVSKSDLFMKDPSGRDADNLVFGSTLSADKLSGKTFDYLIANPPYGKDWKRDEKDVRAEHERGAAGRFQPGLPRISDGQLLFLLHMLAHVKDTAEGGSRIAIIMNGSPLFTGDAGSGESEIRRFILENDLLEALIALPEQLFYNTGIATYVWVVTNRKAPQRQGKVQLIDATSFWVPMRKSLGDKRREISQEQAQDILQLLADYRDGETCTVTKDGKSEEIVVSRIFPTTHFGFRKITVERPLRLSFQASPERIARLEQEKGFQALATSKKKGEAAAKEMAAGRALQEQIRALVNDLPEEPFSDREEFERLITLAAKHAGVKLTAPARKAILAALGERDENAEICTNSSGTPEADPELRDAESVQLPSGPDPVDAEGIPASVQAFFEREVLPHAPDAWINTGKRDELDGLVGLVGYEINFNRYFYRYTPPRPIEEIEADIRTIEDDILRMLAEVTAAGRA, via the coding sequence ATGAACCACAATGAGATCGTCAGCTTCCTGTGGGGTGTCGCCGACCTGATCCGGGACACCTTCAAGCGCGGAAAATATCAGGACGTGATCCTGCCGCTCACGGTGCTGAGGCGGCTCGATTGCGTGCTCGCTGAAACCAAGCAGCAGGTGCTGGCAAAGCAGGCCGAACTGCGCGAAAAGAAGCTGGAGAATCTCGATCCCCAGCTGCGCAAGGCGGCCGGCTTTGCGTTCTACAACACCTCCCGCTACGACTTCGAGAAGCTGCTGGCCGATGCGCCCGATCTGGCCAAGAACCTCCGCAACTACATCGCGGGTTTCAGCCCCAACATGCGCGAGGTGATCGAGAAGTTCGATTTCGATAACACGATCAGCAAGCTCGATGAGGCCGGGCTCCTCTTCCAGGTGCTGGAGCGGTTCAAGAAGGTGGATCTCCACCCCGGCAAGATCGACAACGCCACCATGGGCACGATCTTCGAGGAGCTGATCCGCAAGTTCAACGAGGCGCTCAACGAGAACCCAGGGGAGCACTTCACCCCGCGCGATGTGGTGCACCTGATGGTGGATCTGATGCTGGCCGGCGATGAAGAGCGCATCCGCCGGCCAGGCGTGGTGGCCACCGTGTACGACCCCTGCTGCGGATCGGGCGGGATGCTGATGATCACCAAGGAACACATCACAGCCGGCCTGCGCAAGAACGGAGAGCTGCTGCGCCCGGCGATCAACGAACAGGCCGAGATTCATCTGTTCGGGCAGGAGGTGAACCCTGAAACCTGGGCCGTGTCCAAGTCGGACCTATTCATGAAGGATCCCAGCGGTCGCGATGCCGACAACCTCGTGTTTGGCAGCACGCTCTCGGCCGACAAACTCAGCGGCAAGACGTTTGATTATCTGATCGCCAATCCTCCCTACGGCAAGGACTGGAAGCGGGACGAGAAAGATGTGCGCGCCGAACACGAACGGGGCGCCGCCGGACGCTTCCAGCCCGGCCTGCCCCGCATCAGCGACGGTCAGCTGCTCTTTCTGCTGCACATGCTGGCCCACGTGAAGGATACCGCCGAAGGCGGTTCCCGCATCGCCATCATCATGAACGGATCACCCCTGTTCACCGGCGACGCCGGCAGCGGCGAAAGCGAGATCCGCCGCTTCATCCTCGAGAACGATCTGCTGGAAGCGCTGATTGCCCTGCCCGAGCAGCTCTTCTACAACACCGGCATCGCCACGTATGTGTGGGTGGTGACGAACCGCAAGGCCCCACAGCGCCAGGGGAAGGTGCAGCTGATCGATGCCACCAGCTTCTGGGTGCCGATGCGCAAGAGCCTGGGCGACAAGCGCCGCGAGATCTCGCAGGAGCAAGCCCAGGACATCCTCCAGCTCCTGGCGGACTACAGGGACGGCGAAACCTGCACTGTGACGAAGGACGGCAAGAGCGAGGAGATCGTGGTGAGCCGCATCTTCCCCACCACCCACTTCGGCTTCCGCAAGATCACGGTGGAGCGGCCCCTGCGCCTCAGCTTCCAGGCCAGTCCCGAGCGGATCGCGCGGCTGGAGCAGGAGAAGGGCTTCCAGGCGCTGGCCACCAGCAAGAAGAAGGGAGAGGCAGCGGCTAAGGAGATGGCCGCTGGCCGCGCCCTGCAGGAGCAGATCCGCGCCCTGGTGAATGATCTGCCGGAGGAGCCGTTCTCGGATCGCGAGGAGTTTGAGAGGCTGATCACTCTCGCCGCCAAGCACGCGGGTGTGAAGCTCACCGCGCCAGCCCGCAAAGCGATCCTCGCCGCCCTGGGTGAACGGGATGAGAACGCGGAGATCTGCACCAACAGCAGCGGCACGCCTGAGGCCGACCCCGAACTGCGAGATGCCGAGAGCGTCCAGCTGCCATCAGGACCAGACCCGGTGGATGCCGAGGGGATTCCGGCGAGCGTGCAGGCGTTCTTCGAGCGCGAGGTGCTTCCCCATGCGCCGGATGCCTGGATCAACACCGGCAAGCGCGACGAACTTGACGGCCTGGTGGGGCTGGTGGGCTACGAGATCAACTTCAACCGCTACTTCTATCGCTACACTCCGCCTCGGCCGATCGAGGAGATCGAGGCCGACATCCGCACGATCGAAGACGACATCCTGAGGATGCTGGCGGAGGTGACGGCCGCCGGCAGGGCCTGA